CTCCGCTATTTCCATAATCTGCAAGAGGACGAGAAGCAGCAGATCCTAGACTATTCCCTCATGGTTTATCTCTGCTCGGGCACGCACAGCGAAAAACTCGAATGGTTTAAGACCATCAACATTTCAGGGGAGGAGCTCACGGCTCAGGAGCTTAGGAACGCTGTGTATTCTGGCCCTTGGGTCTCATCCGCCAAACCATACTTTAGTAAGTCGCTCTGCCCCGCTCATTCGATGGGGGGAGACTACCTGTCAGGCTCAGCAATCCGCCAAGACTACCTCGAAACCACGCTCAAATGGATGACAGAGGGCAAGATCGACGAGTACATGGGCAAGCACCAGCACGACCCCAATGCTAACGCGCTGAGACTTTATTTTGAGTCCGTGATTTCATGGGTTAAAGCCACCTTCCCGCACTACCGATCGGTGATGAAAGGGGTGCCTTGGGGCTTTCTGTTTAACGAGTTCAAGGATGCCGCGCTGGATTCGGACGGGCTAGAAGCCCACGTTAGCAAACTGATGGCCGATGACGATGTTCAAAATAAGAAGGGCATCTATAGCTATGTCTTGGACGGAAAAGAGAAACACTTGAACCTTAGGGCGTTCACCCCCGCCATGCGCCGCGCAGCGTATGAACGGCAGAAGGGTGTATGTGTCGAGTGCGGGAAGAAGTTCGAGTTTGAGCAAATGGAAGCAGACCACATCGATCCATGGCACTCTGGAGGTCGGACCGTCCCTGAAAACTGCCAAATGCTTTGCCAAGAGGATAACAGGAGAAAAGGCGGGAGATAGCACCCCGAGCCCCGAAGACGGCCCGGCCACAAGATTTTGTGTGGATAACTCACTGACCGGGCTTTGCGCCAAATCAACTAATCGCTACATTTACCTCGCAACCTATCCCCTTATGCTCGCTTGGCCCATGATGGGTGCAGGTCAGAGCGGCGGGGGTGATCGCGAGGCACTGCGCTTCGCGTGGCAAGTCGAGGCTTCGGCAACTCTCGTTGCTGGGCCACGGCCTGCGGGAGGCCCGCACTCCCCGGCTGAGATGTGCGAGCGTGGTGTTCCGCTAGAGGCGGCCTGCCAGACACGCTCCGAACATTATTCTCGGTCGAGGGCGAAGGCCGCGCAAGGGCTTGACGCGCCTAAAAAGCTGCTAAGCTTAGAGGGAGGATTGCCATGAGCGGTTGCGGAAACATGACTTTGAGGAGTAGCTGGCTTCGCCAGCAATGGATCTTGGTCATGGTGTTGTCCCTTATGCTCGCTTGGCCCATCATGGGTGCAGGTCAGAGCGGCGGGGGTGATCGCGAGGCACTGCGCTTCGCGTGGCAAGTCGAGGCTTCGGCAACTCTCGTTGCTGGGCCACGGCCTACTTAGCCGGGGGTAACTTTGTCGGCAGGCCCCTCAGCTAGTAAGTCGCTTCACTACCGAGTGCGGGAAACCAGCACGCTCTTAGCGGCATGGCATGAGATACGCAGGAATGCGGAGACCTCTCAGACGAGGGGTACAAAGGAGAAGGCAAAGACCTTCGGCCAATCTTTGCCATCCAACCTCAAGAAGCTCCAATCTCGATTGCGGAAAGGCTACAAGTTCGCTCCTGCTTATGGTGCGACGCCGCCAAAAGGAGAGGGAAAGGCAGGGAAGCGACCAGTCGTCGTCGCACCGTTAGAGGACCGCATCGTTCAACGCGCGATCCTCGACACATTGCAGACTGCAAGCGCGCTTCCATCGATCCAAACCATATTGGAAACGCCTACATCGGTGGGTGGGATACCGGGTCGCGGCGTCGATATGGCGATAGGTCTTATCGACGACGCATGGCACGAGGGATACCGTTTTGCTGCCGGGTCTGACATCAAAAGCTTCTTCACGAAGATCCCGAAAGCCGATGTTCTTGCATTCCTAAGCCGTGAGATTTTTGATGAGAAGTTTATCGGCCTGATTGAGCGGGCTCTTACGATTGAACTCAGAAACGCCGCCGACCTTAGCGAGGACGATCTGGCGCTCTTCCCGTTAGGCCCTGGCGGTGTGGCGCAAGGCAGCCCACTGTCTGCCCTAGCTGGCAACATTGTACTGCGTGACTTCGATCACGAAATGAACCAGCGCGGTCTGATATGCATCCGCTATATTGACGACTTCGTCTTGCTCGGAAAAAAGTTTAGCAATGTAAGGAAAGGCATGGATGCTGCTGGGCAGCTTCTTCGACAGCTCGGGATGGACATCTACGACCCATCCAACGACAGTAGCAAAGCCTTCATCGGTCCCATCGATGGAAGCCAGACATTCCTTGGCTATAAGTTAGAGCCTTCCAGCTATCCCCCATCCCCCGAAGCGCAAGAAAAACTGAAGGCGAGGATCGAGCGGCTTATTCGGGAGGGGCAGGCCACCATCCGAAAGGTGGTTGCATCTCGCCCACTCAAACATACAGACCGAGCTTTTGCGCCTACAATCGTCGCTATCAACAACACACTTATGGGGTGGAAGGGGTCTTTCAAGAGCTCCAACTCCCCCGAAGTTTTTCAGGCCCTCGACAAGTGGACGCAAGGGCGGATTGCCGATTTCGAGCACTTCATGGAGCGCCAGCTTAGGGGCTGTCCAAGTGGATTGCGGGCGAAAGCCTTAGGCGTGTCGGCAATCGATTGACGAGTCCGAAAAAGTGCTACAAACGGGTGTCCCAATAGTTAACTCCGCTTGAGAAAAAGCTTTTTGTTTCAATGGTGTAGAGGTCAGGGGTTCGATCCCCCTCGGCTCCACCATCCTTCCAAGGATACGAAATCAGGCGTCGCGCAAGCGGCGCCTTTTTCGTTTGCGTTGGTGCCAGCGAACCTCCTTGATGTGTCTCATGAGCGATCCCCTGCCACCATCCGTCGAAGCCCCGCTGCGGGCATTAGGCGACAGGCTTTTCAACAATCTCACTGTCGCCGAGACGCTGCCACCTGCGCTTTCGGCGCTTGACCGGATTCCCCCCGGCGAGTTTGTCCGCCTCGCGCCTCACATCATCGACGCCGCCCGCCTGTTCCACCGCTGGAAGCGCGCGAACTGGTTCGGCAAGCCCTATCGCATTGCGACACGCCACAAGGAACAGATCATGGAGGCACCCGGCCTCGCGACACCGTTCCTGCTGCATCGCGACGGACGTTTGCGCGAAATCGCCCTTCAACGACTGGTCGACGGTCTTCCCAGCCCCTTCGTCGTTACGCTACTGGCTTATCGGCTTAACGACTGGGTGCCGGAAGTGCGGCGGGCGGCCCGTGATGCCGCTTGTCGCGTATTGCCAAGGACCGATGCGACAGCGATCGCCATTGCTGCCGAGACTTTGCTGCTGCGCTTCCACGCCTGGTCGCGATGGCGTTCCGAACGTGGACCTCTTGACGCCGCGTTGGGCCGCGAGGATGTCATGGCCGCATTGGCACAGCGGCTCGAGCGAGCGACCACTGGCCCTGCCGCACGGCTGTTGTCGAACAGCTTGCGCTACCCGGCCATCGACTGTCAGCTTGAGCGCCTAGCATCAGATGCAAAGACGCCCGCCCTTCGCGCGCTCGCCTTGCGCACCATGCTTGCCGGCGAGGCAAGGTGGCCGGTCGGATGGGCATATGAATGGGCAGGCGTCTCGATGCGTGAACAGCGCCGCGTGCGACGCTTCGAAGCACGACCGCTCACGATTGCCATTGACGCCGGGCCGCTCGTTCACGCCGCTGCGAGCGATCGTTCCGTGCTGCTGCGACGCGAAGCGCTGGATGCCGTGATCCGATATCAGGTCGATGCCGCTACGGGGCTCGCCATCGCCGCACGGCTTGCTAACGATCCCAGCCCGTCGGTCCGCGAACGCGCCGCCTTCATCGCCCGACGCCATCAAAGCGGTTAACGCCAATTCGTAGACGCCCCAGGAGAGGAGCCGAGATCACAAAAGAAAGGGGCGGCTCCCGAAGGAACCGCCCCAAACTTTGCAACAATGCTGCTAGAGCTTAGAGCTCGTTGGCAACGTCGTTGAAGGTCGAGCCGAGCTCGTTACCGATCGAGGTCATCGCGGCAATCGCGGCGACGGCGATGAGAGCGGCGATCAGGCCGTATTCAATCGCGGTGGCACCCTTGTCGTTCTTCAGCATCGAGAAAATCTTGGTCATGACTGGTCTCCAGTTAGTTCCACAAATTCGCGGGGGACATCCCCCAGTGTCCGCCGACCTCGGGACAAAATCCCGTGTCCGGTACAGTCGGAATAGCGCCAAAGGGGTTGAGAAAGACTTAAGGTCCCCGGTATTTTCTTGTTAACCATTCAATCGGGTTTTCGGCGGAAAACCGAGATAAAAGTCTAAATCCGGTCCAAAAAGTCCTCTATTTCCCGTGCGATATCGCGCAAGATGCCGCGATCCTCTCGCCAATTGTCGGGGTCGGGAAGGCGCGGTCGCTCGGGCGCTCGGCGGGGGCGGAAGTCGCGCGGCAGCCGCGGCCCCTGCGTGCCGTCGACCTGAATCGCGCGGCGCATGAAGTCCTTGAAGATCGCGGCGGGTACCGTACCGCCCGACACATTGCCGAGGCTGCGATCATCGTCATGCCCGACCCACACGCCGACCACGAGATTGCCGGCGAAGCCGATGAAGATGGCATCGCGATTGTCCTGCGTCGTGCCGGTCTTGCCGAAGGTCGGCACATTGGACAGCGCCGCGCGCCGACCCGTCCCTTGGTTCGCCGCCGCATAGAGAAGGTCGAGCATCGGCTCCCATTCCTGCCTTGGGTCGAGCCGGGCGGCCGAACGGATGATGCTCGAATTGCGGCTCGGGCTTTCCGCCGCCAGTCCCGACACCTCGATCGGATAGGTGCCACTGGCGATCGCCGCATAGGCCGCCGTCATCTCGATCAGCGGCACGCCGCCCGTGCCCAGCGCATAGCTCGGCCCCTCGGGGATGTCGGCGGTGATGCCGAGCTCGCGCGCGGTGCGCACGATCGGTTCGCGCCCCACCTGCTGCGCCAAGCGCACCGTCGCCGCATTGGACGAGCGCGAAAACGCCTCGCGCAGGGTGATGCGCCCGCGATAACGACCATCGCTGTTCTGCGGGCTCCAGCCGTCGACCGTAATGGGCACATCCTCGATCAGGTCGTCGGGATCCCAGCCGGCCCGAAAGGCGGCAAGATAGACGGCGAGCTTGAAGGCACTGCCCGGCTGGCGCCTGGCCTGCGTCGCGCGATTGAACGGGCTCTTCTTGTAGCTGCGCCCGCCGATCAGCGCGACCACCTCGCCTGTCGGGCGCATCGCCACGAAGCCGACCTGCCGATCGCCCAAATTGGCGTTGATCGTCGCCTGCACCGCGATCCGCTGGAGGTCGGCATCGAGCGTGGTCGGCACGCTCGTCACGCCATAGCCCGCCTCCATGCTGCGCCGCGCGCGGGGCGCCACCCAATCGGCGAAATAGGTACCGGTCGGAAGCCGCGCCCGGCGTCCTCGCAATTGGGCCGACGCCGTGGCGCTCGCCTCCGCCTGCGTGATCGCGCCCATGTCCGCCATTTCCTGCAGCACGATGCGGCTGCGCTCCTGCGCCCCCTTGAGGTCGCGCGTCGGGGCAAGCCGCGAGGGCGCCTTGACCATCCCCGCCAGCATCGCCGCCTCGGCCACGCTCAATTCCTCGGGCGCGCGGTCGAAATAATGCCGCGCCGCGCTGCGCAAGCCATAGACGCCGTCGCCGAAATAGATGCTCGACAGATAGCGCGACAGGATGTCGTCCTTGGTCAGCCAGGCCTCGAGCCACAAGGAGATGATCGCCTCGCGCGCCTTGCGCGTCATCGTCCGTTCGCCATCGAGGAAAGCGGTCTTGGCCAGCTGCTGGGTGATGGTCGATCCGCCCTGCCGCACCCCGCCCGCCTGCGCATTGGCGATGGCGGCGCGCGCCACGCCGCGCGGATCGACACCCCAGTGCGAATAAAAGCGCCGGTCCTCGATGGCGATGAAGGCGTTGGTGACATGCGCGGGCAACAAGGTGACATCGACCGGCTCGTCCTTGATCGCCCCGCGCCGCGCGATCGCTTCGCCATCGGCGGAGACGAACAGCATCGCGGGCTCCTCGAGGGGCTCGAGGCTGCGTCCCAGCGGCGCGGTGATGACCAACCAGACGACGAGCGCGACGAACAGCGCCGACAGCGCTGTCAGCGCCCAGCGCCACCACCGGCGGCGCGGCCGGCGCGGCGGGGCGACCGGCGGCAGGTCGCCAGCGTCTCCACCCGGCATCGCGACAGGATCGAAAGGCCCTTGGTCGCGTTCGGCCATCAATACACCAACCTTGTCTGGATCATTCCACTGTCTTATAGATATATGACACCCATGTCCATGCCAGCATCCGCTTGCTGAACCGTGGGTGAAACCTTCATAGGAGCCCCGATGATCCGCCGCGCCCGTCCTTTCCTCCTCGCCGCGCTCGCGCTGGCCGCCGCCGCCTGCGGGCGCGCGAGCGACGACGAGGTGCGGGTCATGGTCATCGACGAGGAGGTCGCCCAGCGCATGCTCGATGCCGCGCTGGCGCAGGGGCTGGTGCGCTTCGATGCGGCGGGCGAGATCGAACAGGGGCTCGCGGCCAGCTGGCACGTCTCCGATGACGCGCGCAGCTATATCTTCCGCCTTGCCGATGCCGAATGGCGCGACGGCGAACCGGTTGCCGCGCCCGATGTCGTCCGCCTCCTGTCCGAACGGATCGCCGATCCGCGCTGGGCCGACGAATTCGGCGCCGTGGCCGACGTGCGTGCGATGACCGACCGGGTCATCGAGATTCGACTCACCGCCCCGCAGCAGCATTTTCTCCAACTCCTCGCCCGTCCCGAGCTCGCCATCGGCACCCAGCGCGCGGGCACCGGCCCCTTCACGCCGCTGCCCTCCGACGGGACCGCGGGCGCGCGCATCGGCCGCCTCGTCGAGACGCCGCGCGGCGACCTCGTCGAGGAACGCGTGCTGCTGCAGACCCGCGCCCCGCAAGTCGCCGTCAAGGCCTTTGGCGAGGGCGAGGCCGATCTCGTCACTGGCGGCACCTTCGCCACCCTGCCCTATGCCCAAGACGCCACCGGCCCCTTCGCCGCGCCGCGCTTCGACCCCGTCGCCGGCCTGTTCGGCCTCGCCCCGCTCGAGGCCGAGGGCGCCTTCGCCACCCCCGAGATCCGCCGCGCGCTATCGGCGGCGATCGACCGCGACGCGCTGGTGGCTGCGCTTGGCGTGCGCAGCCTCCTGCCCCGTGCCACCGTCCTCCAGGCCGGGCTCGACATGCAGGTGCGCCCTCGTCCGCCCGCCTTCGTCGACATGCCATTGGATGAGCGCCGCGCGCTGGTCCGCGACCGGCTTGACGATGCCGGGCTGGTGGGCGCGGAGATTGCCGTCGAACTGCCGTCGGGGCCCGGCGCCGACATCCTATTCACCCGCCTCGTCGCCGATTGGGGGGCGGTAGGGCTCGTCCCGGTCCGCGCCGCCGCCGGCACCAGTGCCGATTTCGCGCTGATCGACGAGGTCGCGCCGGCGGCCAGCACCAGCTGGTTCCTGCGTCGCTTCACCTGCGCGCGCGCGATCGCCTGCGATCCCGCCGTCGATACCCTGCTTGACGAAGCACGAACCAGCACCGCTACCGCCCGCCGCAACGAACTGCTGCGCGAGGCATCGGCCCGGATCGAGGAACAGCAGCTGTTCATCCCGCTTGCCGCGCCGGTGCGTTGGTCGCTTGTCGCCCCCGACCTCACCGGCTTTGCCGAAAACCGCTTCGCCCGCCATTTCGTCGGCGGCCTGCGCGAGAAAAGGAGACGGCGATGAAGAACGATCTCTACGACCGGGCCCGCCTGTCGAAGGAGCCCCATGCCGTGCGCGCCCGCGTCGAGCGGCTGGAGCACCTCCTCGAGCGCCTGTTCACCGTGCCCGGCATCGACAAGCCCATCGGCCTCGATGCCCTCCTCACCTTCATCCCCGGGGTCGGCACGATCTCGGGCGCCGCGCTGGGGAGCTATCTCGTGTGGGAGGCGCGCAACCTCGGCCTGTCGAAATGGCAGATGGCGCGCATGAACCTGAACACCCTCCTCGACATGGGCCTCGGCGCCATTCCGGTTATCGGCGTGATCCCCGATTTCTTCTTCCGGTCGAACAGCCGCAACCTGCGGATCATCCGCCACCACCTCGACAAGCATCACCCGGCGCAACCCGACATCGGTTGAGCGTTACGGCTCCGTAACTCAAGGAACTTGGCCTCTATACAGGGTTTGATCGAGCAAGAGTTCGATTGAAAAAGGCCAAGATTATGAAGACGCTAGCCCTTTCGCTGGCGACCGCGGCGCTCGCCCTGACGAGCCCGGCCCCAGCCAGCATGACCATCAACAGCAGCGCGACTGGCGCATCCAGCACCGCCAGCGCGACCGGTACCTTTGCCGCCTTTGCCACCGATGCCGCCAGCCCCGAGCGCACGTACACCTACAACGGCGTCACCTATGAATATTCGACCGCCGACATCACGCTCAGCGGCGACATCGCGGGCGGTACCAACACGCTCGAAGGCTATGCCGCGCGTGCCGAGGCCGCCAAGCGGGCCGTGCAGGCCTACGCCGATATGCAGGATCGCTTCGGGGTCGACCGGATTTCGCCCAACCGCTTCAAATGGGACGCCAAGGGCGCCTCGGGAACGCCCAGCGTCATCGTCTCGATCGAGCGCCAACTCGCCTTCTTTTATCTCGGCGACACGCTAGTCGGCGCCGCCGCGGTCACCACCGCGCGCGACAACAAGCTGACCCCGCAGGGCATCTTCCCCGTCTGGCTCAAGAAGCAGATGCATTATTCGAAAGCCTATGAGAACACGCCGATGCCTTATACCCAGTTCATCGACGAACATGGCATCGCGCTCCATGCGGGGCCCAACCCCGGCTATCCGGCAAGTGCCGGCTGCGTACGCCTGCCCAAGGCTTTCGCAGAGAAACTGTTTGCCAAGACCGACATCGGGACCACAGTCTATATCGGTGCCTGATCGATCATTTTTCTTGATTCTCCCCGCGCTCGCCCTGGCCGCCTGTTCCGGCCCGGACGAGCGCAGTCGCGAGGCCTATGACATGGTCGTCGAGGGTCGCGCGGGCGATCAGACGACCGGGATGACGATCAACGCGCAGGGTCTCGCCATGCTCGATGAAGCGCCCGCTTCCGCCTACGTCCGCAGTTCATCGGGCAAGGGGGTCGAGCCGATCGCGGCCTCCGCACCCCTCGTCCCGACCGACCTCGCGCCCTATTTCGCCGCGCTGGTGCGCTACGAGCCTCCGCCCCCGCCGCCACCTTCCGAAACGCCGCCGACCCTCGCGCCGCCGCCCACGCTCTTACCTCCGCGCCTCTGGTTCGGTCGCCTCGAAATCGCCAGTGGTTGCCTCGAGCTCGACATTGAAGGCCGCGAGCGGCGCGCTTTCATGATCCCCGCCGACGCCATCCTGTTCCGCGACGACGAGGGCTATCTCACGCTCGGCAATCCCGACAATCCCGCCAACCACAACATTCGGGTGGGCGAGCCAGGCTATTGGTTCGGTGAGGGCGTGACCCTCGACGGCGAGGAGGTTCCCACCCCCTTGCGCGAGCAATGCGGTGCGACCCGCGCCACCATGGCCCCGATCCGCAGCGCCGCCGCAGCTGCTGCTGCTGCCGACGAAGCCGCCGCCATTCGCTTGTCGAAGGACTATGGCGTCCCCATCGCGGCGGCCGAGCGTTATGTCGCGCGCTGCCGCCTCGGCCTTTCCGTGGGCCCCGAGGACATGACCATTCGCATGATCGAGACACCGTGCGGCCAGACCCCGCCGCCACCCGCGCGCAGCGCCGCCGACTGCCCCGCAGGCAGCCGTCCGGTTGCCAATGCCTGTCGCACCCCCGAGGGCTATCTGCGCCCGCTACCGCAGGGCCTCGACACTGCCGACTAGCGCATCACCGGCTTGCCGACATCGCCCTTGCCCACGCTGTCCGCCGACATCTCCAGCATCCGGTCGAGGGGCTTTCGCGCCGCATCCATCAGTTCGGCCGACAATTCGATCCGCGGCTCCATGTCGCGCAGCGCCACATAGAGCTTCTCCAGCGTGTTGAGCGCCATATAGGGGCACATATTGCAATTGCAGTTGCCGTCGCCCCCGGGCACGCCGATGAACTCGGTCTCGGGCCGCGCCTTCTTCATCTGGTGGATGATATGCGGCTCGGTCGCGACCAGCACGACGTCGGCCTCGGTCTCGGCACAGAATTTGAGGATCGAGCTGGTCGAGCCGACATGGTCGGCGTGATCGACGATATGCGGCGGGCATTCGGGATGCGCCGCCACCGGCGCGCCGGGATGCTCGGCCTTCAATTTGAGCAGCTCGGTCTCCGAAAAGGCCTGGTGGACGATGCAGATGCCGGGCCACAGCAGCATGTCGCGCCCGCTCTTGCGCGCGAGATAGCCGCCGAGGTGCCGGTCGGGGGCAAAAATGATCTTCTGGTCCATCGGGATCTGGTCGAGGATCGCCTGCGCGCTCGACGAGGTCACGATGATATCCGACAGCGCTTTCACTTCCGCCGAGCAATTGATGTAGGTCAGCGCGATATGGTCGGGGTGCGCGTCGCGAAACGCCTTGAACTGGTCGGGCGGGCAGCTGTCCTCGAGGCTGCAGCCGGCGTCCATGTCGGGCAGGATCACCGTCTTTTCCGGCGACAGGATCTTGGCCGTCTCGGCCATGAAGCGCACCCCGCAGAAGGCGATGACGTCGGCATCGGTCTCGGCCGCCTTGCGCGACAGATCGAGGCTGTCGCCGACGAAATCGGCGAGGTCCTGGATCTCGGGCTTCTGGTAATAATGGGCGAGGATGACCGCGTTGCGCTCCTCCTTCAGCCGCTGGATTTCGGCGAGCAGGTCGGCACCGACCGGGGGACGCTGGGGCGCACTCATCATTCTTCTCCTTTGGCCGAGCGACGCGCGCGCGCCTCGGCAATGGCATCGTCATAGCTGGTAGAGATGTCCAGTTGCTCCGTCGAGGGGGCAGGATCGCTCTCGAAGCGCGCCACCACGGTCACGCCCTCGAGTCCCGCCGCGCGCAGCGGCAATTCGAAATTGCGCGCCACCGCCTCGCGCGCCGCCTCGCGCGCCAGCCGCATCGGCACCGCGCCGCCCGCCTGCTTGCGAAGGTCGCCCAACGCGGCGCGGCGATTGGCATTGTCGAGCAGTTCCTCGGCATCGGTCAGCGCACCGAGGAGCCCGTCCTCGCCATATTCGCGCGCGCCCTCGAGGTCGACCTCAGGCCCCGCGATCTCGATCTCGGGCAGCGTCACCGTCAGCCGGTTGTTCGCCGCATCCCACTCGAGGTCGTCCGCCTCCAGCTTGGCCATGTCCACTTCGTAGCGCGCCGTGCCGGGCAGGATCAGCGTGCGCTCGGCCCGCACCAGCCCCGCCAGCCGCCGCTGGCGCGAGGTCACCACCGACACGAAGCGCGCGGTGAAGGGCGTCAGCCGGTTTTGCGCCTGCATCGCCTCGAGGCTGGTCGCCACCACCGTTTCGGGATCGGGCCCCTTCTCGGCGCGGTCGAGCAACAGCGTCGCGAGAAAGAAGACGAGCAGCGCCACCCCCACCGCGAGGACAGCGAGAAGAATCGGCCTTACGAGGCCTGGTCCGGTTCGAGCAGTGTTTTCCATCGTCCCTCCACCTCTTCAACGCGCCCCGCGCGCGCAAGTTCGATGAGATGCGCGGTCACCGATCCGCCCGCCGCCGGCACCAACCGTTCGTCGAGCCCGGGGTAACAGGTGGCGACGATGTCATGGACGCTGTCGTCGCCCGCCGCGACCGCCTTCCAGATTTGTTTCTCGCGCGACAAACGGTGCCCGATGAGATGCCGGACCAACCGCTGCGGCCTGTCGATCTCGGGGCCGTGCGCGGGATAATAGACCTCATCCACTTCGCGCCCCCGCAGCTTGTCGAGGCTGCGCAGATACGCCCCCATGTCACCATCGGGCGGCACGATCACGCTGGTCGACCAGCCCAT
The nucleotide sequence above comes from Sphingomicrobium arenosum. Encoded proteins:
- a CDS encoding Flp family type IVb pilin, whose protein sequence is MTKIFSMLKNDKGATAIEYGLIAALIAVAAIAAMTSIGNELGSTFNDVANEL
- a CDS encoding DUF4230 domain-containing protein, coding for MENTARTGPGLVRPILLAVLAVGVALLVFFLATLLLDRAEKGPDPETVVATSLEAMQAQNRLTPFTARFVSVVTSRQRRLAGLVRAERTLILPGTARYEVDMAKLEADDLEWDAANNRLTVTLPEIEIAGPEVDLEGAREYGEDGLLGALTDAEELLDNANRRAALGDLRKQAGGAVPMRLAREAAREAVARNFELPLRAAGLEGVTVVARFESDPAPSTEQLDISTSYDDAIAEARARRSAKGEE
- a CDS encoding transglycosylase domain-containing protein; translation: MAERDQGPFDPVAMPGGDAGDLPPVAPPRRPRRRWWRWALTALSALFVALVVWLVITAPLGRSLEPLEEPAMLFVSADGEAIARRGAIKDEPVDVTLLPAHVTNAFIAIEDRRFYSHWGVDPRGVARAAIANAQAGGVRQGGSTITQQLAKTAFLDGERTMTRKAREAIISLWLEAWLTKDDILSRYLSSIYFGDGVYGLRSAARHYFDRAPEELSVAEAAMLAGMVKAPSRLAPTRDLKGAQERSRIVLQEMADMGAITQAEASATASAQLRGRRARLPTGTYFADWVAPRARRSMEAGYGVTSVPTTLDADLQRIAVQATINANLGDRQVGFVAMRPTGEVVALIGGRSYKKSPFNRATQARRQPGSAFKLAVYLAAFRAGWDPDDLIEDVPITVDGWSPQNSDGRYRGRITLREAFSRSSNAATVRLAQQVGREPIVRTARELGITADIPEGPSYALGTGGVPLIEMTAAYAAIASGTYPIEVSGLAAESPSRNSSIIRSAARLDPRQEWEPMLDLLYAAANQGTGRRAALSNVPTFGKTGTTQDNRDAIFIGFAGNLVVGVWVGHDDDRSLGNVSGGTVPAAIFKDFMRRAIQVDGTQGPRLPRDFRPRRAPERPRLPDPDNWREDRGILRDIAREIEDFLDRI
- the nadA gene encoding quinolinate synthase NadA; this encodes MSAPQRPPVGADLLAEIQRLKEERNAVILAHYYQKPEIQDLADFVGDSLDLSRKAAETDADVIAFCGVRFMAETAKILSPEKTVILPDMDAGCSLEDSCPPDQFKAFRDAHPDHIALTYINCSAEVKALSDIIVTSSSAQAILDQIPMDQKIIFAPDRHLGGYLARKSGRDMLLWPGICIVHQAFSETELLKLKAEHPGAPVAAHPECPPHIVDHADHVGSTSSILKFCAETEADVVLVATEPHIIHQMKKARPETEFIGVPGGDGNCNCNMCPYMALNTLEKLYVALRDMEPRIELSAELMDAARKPLDRMLEMSADSVGKGDVGKPVMR
- a CDS encoding DUF4112 domain-containing protein; the protein is MKNDLYDRARLSKEPHAVRARVERLEHLLERLFTVPGIDKPIGLDALLTFIPGVGTISGAALGSYLVWEARNLGLSKWQMARMNLNTLLDMGLGAIPVIGVIPDFFFRSNSRNLRIIRHHLDKHHPAQPDIG
- a CDS encoding L,D-transpeptidase family protein, whose translation is MKTLALSLATAALALTSPAPASMTINSSATGASSTASATGTFAAFATDAASPERTYTYNGVTYEYSTADITLSGDIAGGTNTLEGYAARAEAAKRAVQAYADMQDRFGVDRISPNRFKWDAKGASGTPSVIVSIERQLAFFYLGDTLVGAAAVTTARDNKLTPQGIFPVWLKKQMHYSKAYENTPMPYTQFIDEHGIALHAGPNPGYPASAGCVRLPKAFAEKLFAKTDIGTTVYIGA
- a CDS encoding reverse transcriptase domain-containing protein, yielding MRETSTLLAAWHEIRRNAETSQTRGTKEKAKTFGQSLPSNLKKLQSRLRKGYKFAPAYGATPPKGEGKAGKRPVVVAPLEDRIVQRAILDTLQTASALPSIQTILETPTSVGGIPGRGVDMAIGLIDDAWHEGYRFAAGSDIKSFFTKIPKADVLAFLSREIFDEKFIGLIERALTIELRNAADLSEDDLALFPLGPGGVAQGSPLSALAGNIVLRDFDHEMNQRGLICIRYIDDFVLLGKKFSNVRKGMDAAGQLLRQLGMDIYDPSNDSSKAFIGPIDGSQTFLGYKLEPSSYPPSPEAQEKLKARIERLIREGQATIRKVVASRPLKHTDRAFAPTIVAINNTLMGWKGSFKSSNSPEVFQALDKWTQGRIADFEHFMERQLRGCPSGLRAKALGVSAID
- a CDS encoding ABC transporter substrate-binding protein, whose product is MIRRARPFLLAALALAAAACGRASDDEVRVMVIDEEVAQRMLDAALAQGLVRFDAAGEIEQGLAASWHVSDDARSYIFRLADAEWRDGEPVAAPDVVRLLSERIADPRWADEFGAVADVRAMTDRVIEIRLTAPQQHFLQLLARPELAIGTQRAGTGPFTPLPSDGTAGARIGRLVETPRGDLVEERVLLQTRAPQVAVKAFGEGEADLVTGGTFATLPYAQDATGPFAAPRFDPVAGLFGLAPLEAEGAFATPEIRRALSAAIDRDALVAALGVRSLLPRATVLQAGLDMQVRPRPPAFVDMPLDERRALVRDRLDDAGLVGAEIAVELPSGPGADILFTRLVADWGAVGLVPVRAAAGTSADFALIDEVAPAASTSWFLRRFTCARAIACDPAVDTLLDEARTSTATARRNELLREASARIEEQQLFIPLAAPVRWSLVAPDLTGFAENRFARHFVGGLREKRRRR
- a CDS encoding HNH endonuclease family protein, with product MKIELKEITVRELAEGYRDNQELGVVAFGGKLDVRPPYQREFVYKDAQRDAVIDTLSQGYPLNVMYWSVRDDDKGYEIIDGQQRTISICQFIEGDFAVQIGGTEQLRYFHNLQEDEKQQILDYSLMVYLCSGTHSEKLEWFKTINISGEELTAQELRNAVYSGPWVSSAKPYFSKSLCPAHSMGGDYLSGSAIRQDYLETTLKWMTEGKIDEYMGKHQHDPNANALRLYFESVISWVKATFPHYRSVMKGVPWGFLFNEFKDAALDSDGLEAHVSKLMADDDVQNKKGIYSYVLDGKEKHLNLRAFTPAMRRAAYERQKGVCVECGKKFEFEQMEADHIDPWHSGGRTVPENCQMLCQEDNRRKGGR